One Brassica napus cultivar Da-Ae chromosome C4, Da-Ae, whole genome shotgun sequence genomic region harbors:
- the BNAC04G51040D gene encoding uncharacterized protein BNAC04G51040D, which translates to MNTTKFDVSPYLLLEASADSDGGGTVQIVGALDGGESIVNDYYTDGDDKSCSASLYETSCVTATSQRQSFDLEEDTVKEERIFTTAEEEDEDGEGEVNSYRRCGKSQFVKLSVDSSEVVSEMDKSRMFWEACLAS; encoded by the coding sequence ATGAACACAACCAAGTTTGATGTGTCACCTTATTTGCTCCTCGAAGCATCTGCAGATTCCGATGGCGGAGGCACCGTTCAGATCGTGGGTGCCCTGGACGGTGGCGAATCCATTGTTAACGATTATTACACGGATGGCGATGATAAGTCTTGTAGTGCCAGTTTGTACGAGACGTCTTGTGTGACGGCGACGAGTCAGAGACAGAGTTTTGATCTAGAGGAGGATACGGTGAAGGAAGAAAGAATATTCACCAccgcagaggaagaagacgaggaCGGAGAAGGGGAAGTGAACAGCTACAGAAGATGCGGGAAAAGCCAGTTTGTTAAACTGAGCGTTGATTCTAGTGAGGTGGTGAGTGAGATGGACAAAAGTCGAATGTTCTGGGAAGCTTGTCTCGCTTCTTGA
- the LOC106392310 gene encoding protease Do-like 2, chloroplastic isoform X2, with translation MAVSVACCGVSFVNAPAKLLQSSSALCFRASSSCKLNPEKKKYTLRVRDEHSSNDGPQPMAFKSSPFGSSQQKKDKKESQPTDLRTDPAKIHDASFLDAVVKVYCTHTAPDYSLPWQKQRQFTSTGSAFMIGDGKLLTNAHCVEHDTQVYFPLLFYFPLFFFFFLTFFLDQVKVKRRGDDRKYVAKVLVRGVDCDIALLSVESEDFWKGAEPLRFGHLPRLQDSVTVVGYPLGGDTISVTKGVVSRIEVTSYAHGSSDLLGIQIDAAINPGNSGGPAFNDQGECIGVAFQVYRSEETENIGYVIPTTVVSHFLTDYERNAKYTGYPCLGVLLQKLENPALRECLKVPTNEGVLVRRVEPTSDASKVLKEGDVIVSFDDLRVGCEGTVPFRSSERIAFRYLISQKFAGDIVELGIIRAGEPKKVQVVLRPRVHLVPYHIDGGQPSYIIIAGLVFTPLSEPLIEEECEDSIGLKLLTKARYSVARFRGEQIVILSQVLANEVNIGYEDMNNQQVLKFNGTHIRNIHHLAHLIDMCNDKYLVFEFEDNYVAVLEREASNSASLCILKDYGIPSERSADLREPYVDPVHDNEALDQGFGDSPVSNLEIGFDGLVWA, from the exons ATGGCTGTCTCGGTAGCATGCTGCGGCGTCTCCTTCGTAAATGCACCCGCTAAACTCCTCCAATCTTCGTCAGCCCTCTGTTTCCGAGCTAGCTCGAGTTGTAAACTAAACCCAGAG AAGAAGAAGTACACATTGAGAGTGAGAGATGAACATAGTAGTAACGATGGACCCCAACCGATGGCTTTCAAGTCGTCGCCGTTTGGGTCTTCTCAACAGAAAAAGGATAAAAAGGAGTCTCAGCCTACTGATTTGCGG ACTGATCCTGCCAAGATTCACGATGCTTCCTTTCTCGACGCCGTTGTTAAG GTTTACTGCACTCATACAGCGCCTGATTACTCCCTCCCTTGGCAGAAGCAACGACAGTTTACCAGCACTGGAAG TGCTTTTATGATTGGAGATGGCAAGCTCTTGACCAATGCCCACTGCGTCGAACATGATACCCAGGTTTACTTTCCCCTTCTTTTCTACTTTccccttttcttcttcttcttcttaacttTCTTTCTTGATCAGGTTAAAGTtaagagaagaggagatgatAGAAAGTACGTGGCTAAG GTTTTGGTAAGAGGTGTGGACTGTGACATCGCTTTGCTCTCTGTAGAAAGCGAGGATTTCTGGAAAGGAGCTGAACCACTTCGCTTTGGCCATTTACCCCGCCTTCAG GATTCAGTTACTGTCGTTGGGTATCCTCTGGGAGGAGATACTATCTCTGTTACAAAAGGGGTTGTATCACGTATCGAG GTAACATCATATGCTCATGGATCATCTGACTTGCTTGGCATTCAAATCGACGCAGCAATTAATCCAG ggaaTAGTGGTGGCCCTGCTTTCAACGACCAGGGGGAATGTATTGGAGTAGCATTTCAG GTTTACAGATCCGAAGAGACCGAAAATATTGGATACGTTATTCCAACAACAGTTGTTTCTCACTTCTTGACTGATTATGAGAGGAACGCAAAGTACACTG GTTACCCTTGCCTTGGAGTATTGCTGCAGAAATTGGAAAATCCAGCTCTGCGGGAGTGCCTAAAAGTCCCTACAAATGAG GGGGTGTTGGTGCGAAGAGTTGAACCTACATCTGATGCAAGTAAAGTCCTGAAGGAG GGAGATGTGATTGTAAGTTTTGATGATCTACGTGTGGGATGTGAAGGAACTGTACCCTTCAGATCAAGTGAACGCATTGCATTCCGTTATCTCATCAGTCAAAA ATTTGCAGGTGATATCGTAGAGCTTGGTATCATTAGAGCAGGAGAACCTAAGAAAGTTCAAGTTGTTCTGAGGCCAAGAGTGCACCTG GTCCCGTACCATATTGATGGAGGTCAGCCATCATACATAATAATTGCTGGTTTGGTGTTTACTCCGCTCTCAGAACCCCTGATAGA GGAGGAATGCGAGGACAGCATAGGC TTGAAATTGCTAACAAAGGCACGCTACTCCGTGGCAAGGTTCAGAGGAGAACAAATCGTCATCCTATCACAG GTTTTGGCAAATGAAGTAAACATTGGCTATGAAGACATGAACAACCAGCAGGTCCTGAAGTTCAATGGAACTCATATAAGAAACATCCATCATCTGGCACACCTCATTGACATGTGCAATGACAAGTACCTGGTTTTTGAGTTTGAAGACAACTATGTCGCCGTGTTGGAGAGAGAAGCTTCGAATTCGGCTTCTTTGTGCATCCTCAAAGACTATGGAATTCCCTCAGAAAGATCCGCTGATCTGCGTGAGCCATATGTAGATCCAGTACATGACAACGAAGCACTTGACCAAGGTTTTGGAGACAGCCCTGTGTCAAATCTAGAAATTGGCTTCGATGGACTGGTGTGGGCATAA
- the LOC106392310 gene encoding protease Do-like 2, chloroplastic isoform X1, whose product MAVSVACCGVSFVNAPAKLLQSSSALCFRASSSCKLNPEKKKYTLRVRDEHSSNDGPQPMAFKSSPFGSSQQKKDKKESQPTDLRQTDPAKIHDASFLDAVVKVYCTHTAPDYSLPWQKQRQFTSTGSAFMIGDGKLLTNAHCVEHDTQVYFPLLFYFPLFFFFFLTFFLDQVKVKRRGDDRKYVAKVLVRGVDCDIALLSVESEDFWKGAEPLRFGHLPRLQDSVTVVGYPLGGDTISVTKGVVSRIEVTSYAHGSSDLLGIQIDAAINPGNSGGPAFNDQGECIGVAFQVYRSEETENIGYVIPTTVVSHFLTDYERNAKYTGYPCLGVLLQKLENPALRECLKVPTNEGVLVRRVEPTSDASKVLKEGDVIVSFDDLRVGCEGTVPFRSSERIAFRYLISQKFAGDIVELGIIRAGEPKKVQVVLRPRVHLVPYHIDGGQPSYIIIAGLVFTPLSEPLIEEECEDSIGLKLLTKARYSVARFRGEQIVILSQVLANEVNIGYEDMNNQQVLKFNGTHIRNIHHLAHLIDMCNDKYLVFEFEDNYVAVLEREASNSASLCILKDYGIPSERSADLREPYVDPVHDNEALDQGFGDSPVSNLEIGFDGLVWA is encoded by the exons ATGGCTGTCTCGGTAGCATGCTGCGGCGTCTCCTTCGTAAATGCACCCGCTAAACTCCTCCAATCTTCGTCAGCCCTCTGTTTCCGAGCTAGCTCGAGTTGTAAACTAAACCCAGAG AAGAAGAAGTACACATTGAGAGTGAGAGATGAACATAGTAGTAACGATGGACCCCAACCGATGGCTTTCAAGTCGTCGCCGTTTGGGTCTTCTCAACAGAAAAAGGATAAAAAGGAGTCTCAGCCTACTGATTTGCGG CAGACTGATCCTGCCAAGATTCACGATGCTTCCTTTCTCGACGCCGTTGTTAAG GTTTACTGCACTCATACAGCGCCTGATTACTCCCTCCCTTGGCAGAAGCAACGACAGTTTACCAGCACTGGAAG TGCTTTTATGATTGGAGATGGCAAGCTCTTGACCAATGCCCACTGCGTCGAACATGATACCCAGGTTTACTTTCCCCTTCTTTTCTACTTTccccttttcttcttcttcttcttaacttTCTTTCTTGATCAGGTTAAAGTtaagagaagaggagatgatAGAAAGTACGTGGCTAAG GTTTTGGTAAGAGGTGTGGACTGTGACATCGCTTTGCTCTCTGTAGAAAGCGAGGATTTCTGGAAAGGAGCTGAACCACTTCGCTTTGGCCATTTACCCCGCCTTCAG GATTCAGTTACTGTCGTTGGGTATCCTCTGGGAGGAGATACTATCTCTGTTACAAAAGGGGTTGTATCACGTATCGAG GTAACATCATATGCTCATGGATCATCTGACTTGCTTGGCATTCAAATCGACGCAGCAATTAATCCAG ggaaTAGTGGTGGCCCTGCTTTCAACGACCAGGGGGAATGTATTGGAGTAGCATTTCAG GTTTACAGATCCGAAGAGACCGAAAATATTGGATACGTTATTCCAACAACAGTTGTTTCTCACTTCTTGACTGATTATGAGAGGAACGCAAAGTACACTG GTTACCCTTGCCTTGGAGTATTGCTGCAGAAATTGGAAAATCCAGCTCTGCGGGAGTGCCTAAAAGTCCCTACAAATGAG GGGGTGTTGGTGCGAAGAGTTGAACCTACATCTGATGCAAGTAAAGTCCTGAAGGAG GGAGATGTGATTGTAAGTTTTGATGATCTACGTGTGGGATGTGAAGGAACTGTACCCTTCAGATCAAGTGAACGCATTGCATTCCGTTATCTCATCAGTCAAAA ATTTGCAGGTGATATCGTAGAGCTTGGTATCATTAGAGCAGGAGAACCTAAGAAAGTTCAAGTTGTTCTGAGGCCAAGAGTGCACCTG GTCCCGTACCATATTGATGGAGGTCAGCCATCATACATAATAATTGCTGGTTTGGTGTTTACTCCGCTCTCAGAACCCCTGATAGA GGAGGAATGCGAGGACAGCATAGGC TTGAAATTGCTAACAAAGGCACGCTACTCCGTGGCAAGGTTCAGAGGAGAACAAATCGTCATCCTATCACAG GTTTTGGCAAATGAAGTAAACATTGGCTATGAAGACATGAACAACCAGCAGGTCCTGAAGTTCAATGGAACTCATATAAGAAACATCCATCATCTGGCACACCTCATTGACATGTGCAATGACAAGTACCTGGTTTTTGAGTTTGAAGACAACTATGTCGCCGTGTTGGAGAGAGAAGCTTCGAATTCGGCTTCTTTGTGCATCCTCAAAGACTATGGAATTCCCTCAGAAAGATCCGCTGATCTGCGTGAGCCATATGTAGATCCAGTACATGACAACGAAGCACTTGACCAAGGTTTTGGAGACAGCCCTGTGTCAAATCTAGAAATTGGCTTCGATGGACTGGTGTGGGCATAA
- the LOC106392310 gene encoding protease Do-like 2, chloroplastic isoform X3 — protein MAVSVACCGVSFVNAPAKLLQSSSALCFRASSSCKLNPEKKKYTLRVRDEHSSNDGPQPMAFKSSPFGSSQQKKDKKESQPTDLRTDPAKIHDASFLDAVVKVYCTHTAPDYSLPWQKQRQFTSTGSAFMIGDGKLLTNAHCVEHDTQVKVKRRGDDRKYVAKVLVRGVDCDIALLSVESEDFWKGAEPLRFGHLPRLQDSVTVVGYPLGGDTISVTKGVVSRIEVTSYAHGSSDLLGIQIDAAINPGNSGGPAFNDQGECIGVAFQVYRSEETENIGYVIPTTVVSHFLTDYERNAKYTGYPCLGVLLQKLENPALRECLKVPTNEGVLVRRVEPTSDASKVLKEGDVIVSFDDLRVGCEGTVPFRSSERIAFRYLISQKFAGDIVELGIIRAGEPKKVQVVLRPRVHLVPYHIDGGQPSYIIIAGLVFTPLSEPLIEEECEDSIGLKLLTKARYSVARFRGEQIVILSQVLANEVNIGYEDMNNQQVLKFNGTHIRNIHHLAHLIDMCNDKYLVFEFEDNYVAVLEREASNSASLCILKDYGIPSERSADLREPYVDPVHDNEALDQGFGDSPVSNLEIGFDGLVWA, from the exons ATGGCTGTCTCGGTAGCATGCTGCGGCGTCTCCTTCGTAAATGCACCCGCTAAACTCCTCCAATCTTCGTCAGCCCTCTGTTTCCGAGCTAGCTCGAGTTGTAAACTAAACCCAGAG AAGAAGAAGTACACATTGAGAGTGAGAGATGAACATAGTAGTAACGATGGACCCCAACCGATGGCTTTCAAGTCGTCGCCGTTTGGGTCTTCTCAACAGAAAAAGGATAAAAAGGAGTCTCAGCCTACTGATTTGCGG ACTGATCCTGCCAAGATTCACGATGCTTCCTTTCTCGACGCCGTTGTTAAG GTTTACTGCACTCATACAGCGCCTGATTACTCCCTCCCTTGGCAGAAGCAACGACAGTTTACCAGCACTGGAAG TGCTTTTATGATTGGAGATGGCAAGCTCTTGACCAATGCCCACTGCGTCGAACATGATACCCAG GTTAAAGTtaagagaagaggagatgatAGAAAGTACGTGGCTAAG GTTTTGGTAAGAGGTGTGGACTGTGACATCGCTTTGCTCTCTGTAGAAAGCGAGGATTTCTGGAAAGGAGCTGAACCACTTCGCTTTGGCCATTTACCCCGCCTTCAG GATTCAGTTACTGTCGTTGGGTATCCTCTGGGAGGAGATACTATCTCTGTTACAAAAGGGGTTGTATCACGTATCGAG GTAACATCATATGCTCATGGATCATCTGACTTGCTTGGCATTCAAATCGACGCAGCAATTAATCCAG ggaaTAGTGGTGGCCCTGCTTTCAACGACCAGGGGGAATGTATTGGAGTAGCATTTCAG GTTTACAGATCCGAAGAGACCGAAAATATTGGATACGTTATTCCAACAACAGTTGTTTCTCACTTCTTGACTGATTATGAGAGGAACGCAAAGTACACTG GTTACCCTTGCCTTGGAGTATTGCTGCAGAAATTGGAAAATCCAGCTCTGCGGGAGTGCCTAAAAGTCCCTACAAATGAG GGGGTGTTGGTGCGAAGAGTTGAACCTACATCTGATGCAAGTAAAGTCCTGAAGGAG GGAGATGTGATTGTAAGTTTTGATGATCTACGTGTGGGATGTGAAGGAACTGTACCCTTCAGATCAAGTGAACGCATTGCATTCCGTTATCTCATCAGTCAAAA ATTTGCAGGTGATATCGTAGAGCTTGGTATCATTAGAGCAGGAGAACCTAAGAAAGTTCAAGTTGTTCTGAGGCCAAGAGTGCACCTG GTCCCGTACCATATTGATGGAGGTCAGCCATCATACATAATAATTGCTGGTTTGGTGTTTACTCCGCTCTCAGAACCCCTGATAGA GGAGGAATGCGAGGACAGCATAGGC TTGAAATTGCTAACAAAGGCACGCTACTCCGTGGCAAGGTTCAGAGGAGAACAAATCGTCATCCTATCACAG GTTTTGGCAAATGAAGTAAACATTGGCTATGAAGACATGAACAACCAGCAGGTCCTGAAGTTCAATGGAACTCATATAAGAAACATCCATCATCTGGCACACCTCATTGACATGTGCAATGACAAGTACCTGGTTTTTGAGTTTGAAGACAACTATGTCGCCGTGTTGGAGAGAGAAGCTTCGAATTCGGCTTCTTTGTGCATCCTCAAAGACTATGGAATTCCCTCAGAAAGATCCGCTGATCTGCGTGAGCCATATGTAGATCCAGTACATGACAACGAAGCACTTGACCAAGGTTTTGGAGACAGCCCTGTGTCAAATCTAGAAATTGGCTTCGATGGACTGGTGTGGGCATAA
- the LOC106392311 gene encoding classical arabinogalactan protein 26 — MTVVSLLVAFTVVALCLHSSTSEFLKFQLSTISAAPTFLPEAPSSFSASPPEAMSPDISPLFPTPGSSETSPSPSESFDIPTIPSSLSPPNPDAVSPDPLLDSSPVGSPLPASSSVSLVSSPLSLLLAFPMLMLAFCRF; from the coding sequence ATGACCGTCGTCTCTCTGTTAGTCGCCTTCACCGTTGTTGCACTCTGTTTACACTCTTCAACATCTGAGTTCCTGAAGTTTCAGCTTTCCACCATATCAGCTGCACCTACGTTTTTGCCTGAAGCTCCTTCGAGTTTCTCAGCTTCACCTCCGGAGGCTATGTCTCCAGATATATCTCCTCTGTTCCCTACTCCAGGTTCAAGCGAAACGTCTCCTTCTCCGTCAGAATCTTTTGACATCCCGACAATCCCCTCGAGCCTTAGTCCACCAAATCCAGATGCCGTCTCTCCTGATCCTCTGCTTGACTCTTCTCCCGTGGGGTCTCCTCTTCCtgcttcttcctctgtttctctGGTCTCGTCACCACTCTCTCTGCTTCTGGCCTTCCCCATGTTAATGCTAGCTTTCTGCAGattctaa